The Leclercia sp. S52 genome has a segment encoding these proteins:
- the cydD gene encoding cysteine/glutathione ABC transporter permease/ATP-binding protein CydD — MEKTRQQELTRWLKQQSVLSRRWLNISRLLGFISGVLIVGQAWLLARILNHMIMENIPREALLLPFIVLILVFILRAWVVWLRERVGFHAGQNIRYEIRRQVLDRLQEAGPAWIQGKPAGSWATLILEQIDDMHDYYARYLPQMALAVFVPLLIVLAIFPYNWVAALILLGTAPLIPLFMAMVGMGAADANRRNFLALGRLSGHFLDRLRGMETLRIFGRGEAETDNIRHASQDFRQRTMEVLRLAFLSSGVLEFFTSLSIALVAVYFGFSYLGALDFGHYGTAVTLSAGFLALILAPEFFQPLRDLGTFYHAKAQAVGAADSLKTFLETPLAHPQRGDLTLSTSKPVSIEAENFCVLSPEGKVLAGPLNFTLAAGQRVVLVGTSGSGKSSLLNALSGFMAYSGSLRINQAELSALDPDEWRTHLSWVGQNPQLPAATLRENVLLARPDASDEELQSVLDRAWVSEFLPLLPNGVDTIVGDQSAGLSVGQAQRIAVARALLNPCQLLLLDEPAASLDAHSEQRVMLALDAASQQQTTLMVTHQLEGIAHWDQVWVMENGQLVEQGDYATLAAAQGPFAALLANRQEDI, encoded by the coding sequence ATGGAAAAAACCCGTCAACAAGAGTTAACACGCTGGCTGAAACAGCAAAGCGTTCTTTCCCGCCGCTGGCTGAATATTTCCCGTCTTTTAGGGTTTATCAGCGGCGTGTTGATTGTAGGCCAGGCATGGCTGCTGGCCCGCATTCTTAACCATATGATCATGGAAAACATCCCGCGTGAGGCCCTGTTACTGCCTTTCATTGTGCTGATTCTGGTCTTTATTCTGCGTGCCTGGGTGGTCTGGTTGCGTGAGCGCGTGGGTTTTCACGCCGGACAGAACATCCGCTACGAAATTCGCCGCCAGGTGCTCGACAGGCTGCAGGAAGCCGGTCCAGCCTGGATCCAGGGCAAGCCCGCCGGTAGCTGGGCGACGCTTATCCTCGAGCAAATCGACGATATGCATGACTACTACGCCCGCTATCTGCCGCAGATGGCGCTGGCCGTCTTTGTTCCTCTGCTGATTGTGCTGGCGATCTTCCCGTATAACTGGGTCGCGGCGCTGATCCTGCTGGGTACCGCTCCGCTGATCCCGCTGTTTATGGCAATGGTCGGCATGGGCGCCGCCGATGCCAACCGCCGCAACTTCCTGGCGCTGGGTCGCCTCAGCGGCCACTTCCTTGACCGCCTGCGCGGCATGGAGACGCTGCGCATTTTTGGGCGCGGTGAAGCCGAAACCGACAACATTCGCCACGCCTCTCAGGACTTCCGTCAGCGCACCATGGAGGTGTTACGCCTGGCGTTCTTATCCTCCGGGGTGCTGGAGTTCTTTACCTCTCTGTCGATTGCCCTGGTCGCCGTCTATTTTGGTTTCTCCTATCTGGGCGCCCTCGATTTTGGTCACTACGGCACTGCCGTGACCCTCTCAGCAGGCTTCCTGGCATTGATTCTGGCCCCGGAGTTCTTCCAGCCGCTGCGCGATCTGGGCACCTTCTATCATGCGAAGGCCCAGGCCGTGGGCGCAGCCGACAGCCTGAAAACCTTCCTCGAAACGCCGCTGGCCCATCCGCAGCGCGGTGACTTGACCCTGAGCACCAGCAAACCGGTCAGCATTGAGGCAGAGAATTTCTGCGTGCTGTCGCCGGAAGGTAAGGTGCTGGCGGGGCCATTAAACTTTACACTCGCGGCAGGCCAGCGCGTGGTGCTGGTCGGTACCAGCGGCTCGGGCAAAAGCTCGCTGCTGAATGCGCTCTCCGGCTTTATGGCCTACAGCGGGTCGCTGCGCATAAATCAGGCCGAACTCTCCGCGCTCGATCCTGATGAATGGCGCACCCATTTAAGCTGGGTGGGTCAGAATCCGCAGCTTCCGGCAGCCACGCTGCGGGAAAACGTGCTGCTGGCGCGCCCGGATGCCAGCGACGAAGAGCTGCAGTCGGTGCTCGATCGCGCCTGGGTCAGCGAGTTCCTGCCCCTGCTGCCGAACGGGGTGGATACGATTGTCGGCGATCAGTCGGCTGGGCTTTCCGTCGGACAGGCGCAGCGTATCGCCGTGGCCCGCGCCCTGCTTAATCCCTGCCAGCTTTTACTGCTGGATGAGCCCGCTGCCAGCCTGGACGCGCACAGCGAACAGCGCGTAATGCTGGCCCTTGATGCCGCCTCGCAGCAGCAGACCACGCTGATGGTCACCCACCAGCTGGAGGGCATTGCTCACTGGGATCAGGTCTGGGTGATGGAAAACGGACAGCTTGTCGAGCAGGGCGATTATGCCACGCTCGCGGCAGCACAGGGGCCGTTTGCGGCCCTGCTGGCGAACCGTCAGGAGGATATCTGA
- the lrp gene encoding leucine-responsive transcriptional regulator Lrp, translating to MVDSKKRPGKDLDRIDRNILNELQKDGRISNVELSKRVGLSPTPCLERVRRLERQGFIQGYTALLNPHYLDASLLVFVEITLNRGAPDVFEQFNAAVQKLEEIQECHLVSGDFDYLLKTRVPDMSAYRKLLGETLLRLPGVNDTRTYVVMEEVKQSNRLVIKTR from the coding sequence ATGGTAGATAGCAAGAAGCGCCCTGGCAAAGATCTCGACCGTATCGATCGTAACATTCTTAATGAATTGCAAAAGGATGGGCGTATTTCCAACGTCGAGCTTTCAAAACGTGTGGGACTTTCCCCGACGCCATGCCTTGAGCGTGTGCGCCGACTGGAAAGACAGGGTTTTATTCAGGGCTATACAGCGCTGCTGAACCCGCATTACCTGGATGCCTCACTTCTGGTATTTGTTGAGATTACTCTGAATCGTGGTGCGCCGGATGTGTTTGAACAGTTCAATGCCGCCGTGCAAAAACTTGAAGAAATTCAAGAGTGTCATCTGGTTTCCGGTGATTTCGACTACCTGTTGAAAACCCGCGTACCTGATATGTCTGCATACCGTAAGCTGCTGGGCGAAACCCTGCTGCGACTGCCTGGCGTGAACGACACCCGTACCTATGTGGTAATGGAAGAAGTCAAACAGAGCAATCGTCTGGTTATTAAGACGCGCTAA
- the cydC gene encoding cysteine/glutathione ABC transporter ATP-binding protein/permease CydC — MRALLPYLALYMRHKWMLTLGVVLAILTLLASIGLLTLSGWFLSASAVAGFAGLYSFNYMLPAAGVRGTAIARTAGRYFERLVSHDATFRVLQHLRVTTFSKLLPLSPAGLARYRQGELLNRVVADVDTLDHLYLRVISPLVGALVVIVVVTLGLCLLDVNIALVLGGIMLLTLFLLPPLFYRAGKPTGENLTRLRGEYRQQLTGWLQGQAELTIFGASRRYRAQMENTELNWHEAQRKQSELTALSQALMLLIGGVAVMAMLWMASGGVGDNSQPGPLIALFVFCALAAFEALAPVTGAFQHLGQVVASALRITQITGQQPEVQFSTAASDVPEQLALRLADVSFAYDGQAQPALDHINLTIPAGAHVAVLGRTGCGKSTLLQLLTRAWDPAQGQILFNDTPLAAMSEPALRKTVSVVPQRVHLFSATLRDNLLLAAPGAADDALSAMLEKVGLHKLLDDEGLNSWLGEGGRQLSGGELRRLAIARALLHDAPLMLLDEPTEGLDATTERQILDLLEKEMQGKTVLMVTHRLRGLADFDQIIVMDNGQIIEQGSHAELLAKQGRYYQFKQRL, encoded by the coding sequence ATGCGCGCTTTACTGCCTTATCTGGCGCTCTATATGCGCCACAAATGGATGCTAACCCTCGGCGTGGTGCTGGCGATCCTCACCCTGCTGGCCAGTATCGGCCTGTTAACGCTCTCCGGCTGGTTCCTTTCTGCCTCGGCGGTGGCCGGGTTTGCCGGGCTGTACAGCTTCAACTATATGCTGCCCGCCGCAGGCGTTCGCGGCACCGCCATTGCCCGCACCGCCGGGCGCTACTTCGAACGTCTGGTCAGCCATGACGCCACCTTCCGCGTGCTGCAGCACCTGCGCGTGACCACCTTCAGCAAGCTGCTGCCCCTCTCCCCTGCCGGGCTGGCGCGCTATCGCCAGGGCGAACTGTTGAACCGCGTGGTCGCGGATGTTGATACGCTCGATCACCTCTACCTGCGCGTTATCTCCCCGCTGGTGGGTGCCCTGGTGGTGATTGTGGTCGTTACTCTCGGCCTGTGCCTGCTTGACGTCAACATCGCGCTGGTGCTCGGCGGGATCATGCTCCTTACGCTGTTTCTGCTGCCGCCGCTGTTTTACCGCGCCGGGAAACCGACCGGTGAAAACCTGACCCGTCTGCGCGGCGAATATCGCCAGCAGCTGACGGGCTGGCTGCAGGGGCAGGCAGAGTTGACTATTTTTGGCGCCAGCCGTCGTTACCGCGCGCAGATGGAAAACACCGAGCTGAACTGGCACGAAGCCCAGCGCAAGCAGTCAGAACTCACGGCCCTGTCTCAGGCGCTGATGCTGTTGATTGGCGGTGTTGCGGTGATGGCGATGCTGTGGATGGCCTCCGGCGGCGTGGGCGATAATTCCCAGCCGGGTCCGCTCATTGCGCTGTTTGTCTTCTGCGCGCTGGCGGCGTTTGAAGCGCTGGCCCCGGTGACCGGGGCCTTTCAGCACCTGGGCCAGGTGGTGGCTTCCGCGCTACGTATCACCCAGATCACCGGCCAACAGCCGGAAGTGCAGTTCAGCACCGCCGCGTCCGACGTGCCTGAGCAGCTGGCCCTCCGCCTGGCGGATGTCAGCTTTGCCTACGACGGCCAGGCGCAACCGGCGCTGGACCATATAAACCTGACTATTCCTGCAGGCGCTCACGTTGCGGTACTGGGTCGTACCGGCTGCGGGAAGTCGACGCTGCTGCAGCTCCTGACCCGGGCCTGGGATCCGGCTCAGGGCCAGATCCTGTTCAACGATACGCCGCTGGCAGCGATGAGCGAGCCTGCGCTACGCAAAACGGTGAGCGTGGTGCCGCAGCGGGTCCATCTTTTCAGCGCCACCCTGCGGGATAACCTGCTGTTAGCCGCGCCCGGTGCCGCCGATGACGCGTTAAGCGCGATGCTGGAAAAAGTGGGTCTGCATAAGCTACTGGACGACGAGGGTCTGAACAGCTGGCTCGGTGAAGGGGGTCGTCAGCTCTCCGGCGGTGAGCTGCGTCGCCTGGCGATTGCCCGCGCGCTGCTGCACGATGCGCCGCTGATGCTGCTGGACGAACCCACCGAAGGTCTCGACGCAACCACAGAGCGACAAATTCTTGATTTACTGGAAAAAGAGATGCAGGGCAAAACGGTGCTGATGGTGACGCACCGCCTGCGCGGACTGGCGGATTTCGATCAAATTATTGTGATGGACAACGGACAGATTATTGAGCAAGGTAGTCACGCAGAGCTGTTAGCAAAACAGGGTCGCTACTACCAGTTTAAACAACGTCTGTAG
- the trxB gene encoding thioredoxin-disulfide reductase translates to MGTAKHSKLLILGSGPAGYTAAVYAARANLQPVLITGMEKGGQLTTTTEVENWPGDPEGLTGPLLMERMHEHAAKFDTEIIFDHINKVDLQNRPFRLTGDNAEYTCDALIIATGASARYLGLPSEEAFKGRGVSACATCDGFFYRNQKVAVIGGGNTAVEEALYLANIASEVHLIHRRDTFRAEKILIKRLMDKVASGNIVLHTHRTLEEVTGDQMGVAGLRIRDTQNTDNVETLEVAGLFVAIGHSPNTAIFDGQLELENGYIKVQSGIHGNATQTSIPGVFAAGDVMDHIYRQAITSAGTGCMAALDAERYLDGLADQSK, encoded by the coding sequence ATGGGCACGGCCAAACACAGTAAGCTGCTAATCCTTGGTTCTGGACCTGCGGGATACACCGCAGCGGTCTACGCTGCACGCGCTAACCTGCAACCGGTACTGATTACGGGCATGGAAAAAGGCGGTCAGCTGACCACCACCACCGAAGTAGAAAACTGGCCAGGCGATCCTGAAGGCCTGACCGGGCCGCTGCTGATGGAACGCATGCACGAGCATGCCGCCAAATTTGATACCGAAATCATTTTTGACCACATCAACAAGGTCGATCTGCAGAACCGTCCGTTCCGCCTGACCGGTGACAACGCAGAATACACCTGCGATGCGCTGATTATTGCGACCGGCGCCTCTGCCCGCTATCTGGGCCTGCCGTCTGAAGAAGCCTTCAAAGGTCGCGGCGTTTCCGCCTGCGCTACCTGCGACGGTTTCTTCTATCGCAACCAGAAGGTCGCGGTCATCGGTGGCGGCAATACCGCCGTGGAAGAAGCACTGTACCTGGCGAATATCGCCTCTGAAGTGCATCTCATTCATCGCCGTGATACCTTCCGCGCGGAAAAAATTCTGATCAAGCGCCTGATGGATAAAGTGGCCAGCGGCAACATCGTGCTGCACACCCACCGCACGCTGGAAGAAGTGACCGGCGATCAGATGGGCGTAGCGGGTCTGCGCATTCGCGATACGCAGAACACCGACAACGTTGAAACGCTGGAAGTGGCAGGTCTGTTTGTTGCCATCGGCCACAGCCCGAACACTGCGATCTTCGACGGTCAGCTGGAGCTGGAGAACGGCTACATCAAAGTGCAGTCCGGGATCCACGGCAATGCCACCCAGACCAGCATCCCGGGCGTGTTCGCTGCGGGCGACGTGATGGACCACATTTATCGTCAGGCGATCACCTCTGCGGGCACCGGTTGTATGGCGGCGCTGGATGCAGAACGTTATCTCGACGGACTGGCCGATCAGAGTAAATAA